The following proteins are encoded in a genomic region of Vulpes vulpes isolate BD-2025 chromosome X, VulVul3, whole genome shotgun sequence:
- the LOC112932055 gene encoding U1 small nuclear ribonucleoprotein C-like, which produces MLKFYCDYCDTYLTHDSPSVRKTHCSGRKHKENVKDYYQKWMEEQAQRLIDKTTAAFQQGKIPPTPFSAPPPAGAMIPPPPSLPGPPHPGMMPAPHMGGPPMMPMMGPPPPWMMPVGPAPGMRPPMGGHMPMMPGPPMMRPPAHPMMVPTRPGMTQPDR; this is translated from the coding sequence ATGCTTAAGTTTTATTGTGACTACTGTGACACATACCTCACCCATGACTCTCCATCTGTGAGAAAGACACACTGCAGTGGTaggaaacacaaagagaatgtGAAAGACTACTATCAGAAATGGATGGAAGAGCAGGCTCAGAGACTGATCGACAAAACAACTGCTGCATTTCAACAAGGAAAGATACCTCCTACTccattctctgctcctcctcctgcaggggCAATGATCCCACCTCCCCCCAGTCTCCCGGGTCCTCCTCACCCTGGTATGATGCCAGCCCCCCATATGGGGGGCCCTCCAATGATGCCAATGAtgggccctcctcctccttggaTGATGCCAGTGGGACCTGCTCCTGGAATGAGGCCACCTATGGGAGGCCACATGCCAATGATGCCTGGGCCTCCAATGATGAGACCTCCTGCTCATCCCATGATGGTGCCCACTCGGCCAGGAATGACTCAACCAGACAGATAA